One genomic region from Nocardia vinacea encodes:
- a CDS encoding Rv3654c family TadE-like protein, whose translation MKDSDVPRDRTAAVRMPSDRAVEAAPPNSPPCQRGDHNRSDIADGRTTRARCAIGASRLARWYIAFALGDAHGPCASPRRATDGLVGRVCRAFASGGRRAANGRSVFALGGAARRGVTVRRDEGVATAFACLALAALIGATLLIAQVGAVVVARHRAQAAADLAALAAAGELARGADVGCTEAAEIAQRMGVRIQQCEVVQWDATVTVEENVPMGLLGKRTVRAVARAGPVEVGA comes from the coding sequence ATGAAAGACAGCGACGTGCCGCGCGACCGAACCGCGGCAGTAAGGATGCCCAGTGACCGAGCAGTAGAAGCGGCTCCGCCGAACAGCCCACCCTGCCAACGAGGCGACCACAACCGAAGCGACATCGCCGACGGGCGAACCACACGTGCCCGCTGCGCCATCGGGGCCAGTCGCCTCGCCCGTTGGTACATCGCGTTCGCGTTGGGCGATGCGCACGGACCTTGCGCATCCCCGCGGCGGGCCACGGACGGCCTAGTCGGCCGCGTGTGCCGAGCATTTGCATCCGGAGGCCGCCGAGCCGCCAATGGGCGCAGTGTCTTTGCGCTGGGTGGTGCAGCCCGGCGTGGCGTCACGGTGCGGCGGGACGAGGGTGTCGCGACGGCGTTCGCCTGTCTGGCGCTGGCTGCGCTGATCGGCGCGACGCTATTGATCGCTCAGGTTGGGGCGGTTGTTGTGGCGCGGCACCGGGCGCAGGCTGCGGCGGATTTGGCGGCATTGGCGGCGGCGGGGGAACTCGCGCGCGGGGCCGATGTCGGATGTACGGAAGCGGCGGAGATCGCGCAACGGATGGGAGTGCGGATTCAGCAGTGTGAAGTCGTGCAGTGGGATGCGACTGTCACTGTTGAAGAGAATGTACCAATGGGTCTGTTAGGAAAGCGGACTGTTCGCGCGGTTGCTCGTGCCGGACCTGTAGAAGTCGGAGCGTGA
- the ssd gene encoding septum site-determining protein Ssd, with the protein MNLEAAPALTPPPALVLIQDTRLRDEVRRVAAAAERALDERALSVGRHAWVAAPLVILDTGAAESCARAGYLRRIGIVLVTDGEPGLTDWQAAAAVGAERVIALPGAAVGLIEKFAEHGEYRVGDGVVVAIAGASGGAGASTLAAATGLRSAAERFRRDTVLVDGAPLGGGLDLLLGIETRAGLRWPDLVIEDGRVSAAALHSALPAAVPGLAVLSCGRGGAGRLPAEIGAAAVRAVIEAGRAAGDLVICDISGERGPHADQILDAADLVVLVVPARLRAVAAAESVAAHIGKRNPNQGLVVRGPAPGGLRGPEVAEVLDLPLLAAVRTQPGLAARLERGGLTLRRGPLRDAADAVLGVLSAPAGKALR; encoded by the coding sequence ATGAATCTCGAAGCCGCCCCGGCACTCACACCGCCGCCCGCGCTCGTGCTCATCCAGGACACCCGGCTGCGCGATGAGGTGCGCCGGGTCGCGGCGGCCGCAGAGCGCGCGCTCGACGAGCGCGCGCTCTCTGTCGGTCGGCACGCCTGGGTGGCGGCACCTCTGGTGATCCTCGACACGGGGGCGGCCGAGAGCTGTGCACGGGCCGGTTACCTCCGACGGATCGGCATCGTGTTGGTGACAGACGGGGAGCCCGGATTGACCGATTGGCAGGCCGCCGCGGCTGTCGGTGCCGAGCGTGTCATCGCGCTGCCCGGTGCCGCGGTCGGACTTATCGAGAAGTTTGCTGAGCACGGCGAATATCGCGTGGGTGACGGTGTTGTCGTCGCGATCGCGGGTGCGAGCGGCGGTGCGGGCGCCTCTACATTGGCCGCGGCGACCGGACTGCGATCCGCCGCCGAGCGGTTCCGGCGCGACACCGTGCTCGTCGACGGCGCACCCCTCGGCGGCGGTCTCGACCTGCTGCTCGGCATCGAAACCAGGGCCGGACTGCGCTGGCCGGATCTGGTGATCGAGGACGGTCGGGTGTCGGCCGCCGCACTGCACAGCGCACTGCCGGCAGCCGTCCCGGGACTGGCGGTGCTGTCCTGCGGCCGCGGCGGTGCCGGACGCTTGCCCGCCGAAATCGGCGCTGCCGCCGTCCGCGCCGTCATCGAAGCGGGCCGTGCCGCAGGCGATTTGGTGATATGCGACATCTCGGGCGAACGCGGCCCCCACGCCGACCAGATACTCGACGCGGCCGACCTCGTCGTCCTGGTCGTCCCCGCCCGCCTGCGCGCCGTAGCCGCCGCCGAATCGGTCGCCGCTCATATCGGTAAGCGAAATCCCAACCAGGGCTTGGTAGTCCGCGGCCCGGCACCCGGCGGACTCCGCGGCCCGGAGGTCGCCGAGGTCCTCGACCTCCCCCTCCTAGCCGCCGTCCGAACCCAACCCGGACTGGCCGCCCGCCTCGAACGCGGCGGGCTTACTTTGCGCCGCGGGCCTCTCCGCGACGCTGCGGACGCAGTGCTCGGGGTGCTCAGCGCTCCGGCCGGGAAGGCGCTGCGATGA
- a CDS encoding DEAD/DEAH box helicase: MLNRVLDAAPEDDPRLTHVVELAARPAATTTWPDWAAPDVVAALRAAGVEAPWTHQTSTADLAAGGRHVVVSTGTASGKSLGYQLPVLTALREDPLATALYLAPTKALGADQLRAIAELTHEGPLRDVHPATYDGDTPAEVRQWVRANARLILTNPDMLHVGMLRSHQRWARVLRRLRYVVVDECHAYRGVFGSHVALVLRRLRRIAAHYGADPVFILCSATTAEPAAAASRLIGAPCVAVTEDGSPQGSRTIALWEPPLLTTLTGENGAPVRRSATSEAARIMADLVVEGARTLAFVRSRRAAELTAIEARRLLADVDPELSKRVAAYRAGYLAEDRRELEAALSDGSLLGAATTNALELGVDIAGLDAVVISGFPGTVASFWQQAGRAGRRTQGSLVLLVARDDPLDTFLVHHPEALLDKPIEATITDPHNPYVLGPQLLCAALELPLTDNEVDELGAGEVLTDLAGQGLIRRRNGAVRDGSARWFATAEAQPHDAVDVRGGIGTPIAIVDGETGRLLGTADAGRARATLHEGAVHLHQGDTYLVDELDLEGGVAFVRSTDPGWTTSARQVTSIAVDAVTEQRRHGRVTTALAQVSVTSQVIGYLRTLRTGEVLDLVELDMPEQTLPTRAVLYTVTPELLAAAGLDTPRVPGALHAAEHAAIGLLPLVATCDRWDIGGVSTADHPDTGLPTVFVYDGQPGGAGFAERGFAQLRRWLSATLAVIETCTCAVGCPSCVQSPKCGNGNHPLDKAGAARLLAAVLGELAAGTGN, translated from the coding sequence TTGCTGAATCGTGTCCTTGATGCGGCGCCCGAGGACGACCCCCGCCTCACCCATGTCGTCGAGCTCGCCGCACGGCCCGCAGCCACGACTACCTGGCCAGATTGGGCCGCGCCCGACGTCGTCGCCGCGCTGCGAGCCGCCGGAGTCGAGGCGCCGTGGACTCATCAGACCAGCACCGCGGACCTCGCCGCGGGCGGCAGGCACGTTGTCGTCAGCACCGGTACAGCATCCGGGAAATCGCTCGGCTACCAACTACCGGTGCTCACCGCATTGCGCGAAGATCCACTCGCCACTGCCCTTTATCTGGCGCCGACCAAGGCATTGGGTGCTGACCAGCTTCGGGCAATAGCGGAATTGACGCATGAGGGGCCGTTGCGGGATGTCCATCCGGCCACATACGACGGGGACACACCGGCCGAGGTCAGGCAGTGGGTGCGGGCGAATGCCCGCTTGATCCTCACCAATCCGGACATGCTGCACGTCGGCATGCTGCGCTCACATCAGCGCTGGGCCAGGGTGTTGCGCAGGCTGCGCTATGTGGTGGTCGACGAATGCCACGCCTACCGGGGCGTATTCGGCTCGCATGTGGCGCTGGTGCTGCGCAGGCTGCGGCGGATCGCGGCACATTACGGCGCGGATCCCGTATTCATACTGTGCTCGGCCACCACCGCCGAGCCCGCGGCTGCGGCATCCCGGCTGATCGGCGCGCCCTGCGTTGCGGTCACCGAAGACGGATCGCCGCAGGGCTCGCGCACCATCGCACTATGGGAGCCGCCGCTGTTGACCACCCTGACCGGCGAAAACGGTGCGCCGGTTCGGCGATCCGCGACGTCGGAGGCGGCGAGGATCATGGCCGATCTGGTGGTCGAAGGCGCGCGCACGCTCGCATTCGTCAGGTCGCGGCGGGCCGCCGAGCTGACCGCGATCGAGGCGCGCAGGCTCCTCGCCGACGTCGATCCAGAGCTCAGCAAACGAGTCGCCGCCTACCGGGCAGGTTATCTCGCGGAGGATCGGCGCGAACTGGAGGCCGCGCTGTCGGACGGGTCGCTGCTGGGGGCTGCCACTACGAATGCGCTCGAGCTCGGCGTCGATATAGCGGGGCTGGATGCGGTCGTGATCTCGGGTTTTCCGGGTACGGTCGCCTCGTTCTGGCAGCAGGCCGGGCGCGCGGGCCGGCGCACGCAGGGATCGCTGGTGCTGCTGGTGGCCAGAGACGATCCGCTGGACACCTTCCTGGTCCACCACCCTGAGGCGCTGCTGGACAAGCCGATCGAGGCCACCATCACCGATCCGCACAACCCCTATGTACTGGGTCCGCAATTGCTGTGCGCGGCGCTGGAACTGCCGCTCACCGACAATGAGGTCGATGAGCTCGGGGCGGGTGAGGTGCTCACCGATCTCGCAGGTCAGGGGTTGATTCGACGCCGGAACGGTGCGGTGCGCGACGGTAGCGCGCGCTGGTTCGCGACGGCCGAGGCGCAGCCGCACGATGCCGTCGACGTGCGCGGTGGCATCGGCACACCCATTGCCATCGTGGATGGCGAGACCGGCAGATTGCTCGGCACGGCCGATGCTGGGAGAGCGCGGGCGACGCTACACGAAGGGGCCGTTCACCTGCATCAAGGCGATACCTATCTGGTCGATGAGCTGGATCTCGAGGGCGGAGTGGCCTTCGTGCGAAGCACCGATCCCGGTTGGACCACCAGCGCCAGACAGGTCACCTCCATCGCCGTCGACGCAGTGACCGAGCAGCGCCGCCACGGCCGAGTGACGACCGCATTGGCGCAGGTCAGCGTCACCAGCCAGGTGATCGGGTATCTGCGCACGCTGCGCACCGGCGAAGTGTTGGACCTGGTCGAGCTGGATATGCCGGAGCAGACGCTGCCGACCCGCGCGGTGCTGTACACGGTGACACCCGAACTGCTCGCCGCGGCAGGCCTGGATACGCCACGGGTGCCGGGTGCGCTGCACGCCGCCGAACATGCGGCGATCGGCCTATTGCCGCTGGTCGCGACGTGTGACCGGTGGGATATCGGCGGCGTTTCAACCGCCGACCATCCGGATACCGGGCTGCCGACAGTGTTCGTCTATGACGGGCAGCCCGGTGGTGCGGGCTTCGCCGAACGCGGGTTCGCGCAGCTACGTCGCTGGTTGTCGGCGACGCTCGCGGTGATCGAGACGTGCACCTGCGCGGTCGGGTGCCCGTCCTGCGTGCAGTCGCCCAAGTGCGGCAATGGCAACCATCCGCTGGACAAGGCCGGTGCGGCCCGCCTGCTGGCCGCGGTTCTGGGCGAATTGGCCGCCGGTACGGGCAACTGA
- a CDS encoding DUF4244 domain-containing protein: protein MEIRARVLRVLVADDGMSTAEYAIGTIAAAAFGAVLYGVVTGDSIVNALTKIIDKALNTAV from the coding sequence ATGGAGATTCGGGCTCGGGTGCTGCGGGTGCTGGTCGCGGACGACGGGATGAGTACGGCGGAGTATGCGATCGGGACTATTGCGGCTGCGGCGTTCGGGGCCGTGCTCTATGGGGTGGTTACCGGGGACAGCATTGTGAACGCGCTGACGAAGATCATCGACAAGGCGTTGAACACCGCGGTGTAG
- a CDS encoding type II secretion system F family protein, which translates to MIAGLVCLAIGILLAPPPSSRRRFTSLFTASGDVRTLGRGSGFRVAIGVVIVGALAVGIGPLVAAVLVGGTVGIRVRWARRERRRSAECAYLLDALEAVIGELRVGAHPSAAAEVAAQESRGEAARVFAVSAARSRLGGSGADGLRDSDSIVDAELARIADAWQVAEHHGLALAELLSAARADLLGRIRFRTRITAALAGARATAAVLAGLPLLGIGLGQLMGAAPLHVLLSPGAGTVLLPLGAALACIGLLWTDAITRKVFV; encoded by the coding sequence ATGATCGCGGGATTGGTGTGTCTGGCGATCGGGATTTTGCTGGCGCCGCCGCCGAGTTCGCGGCGGCGGTTCACCAGCCTGTTCACGGCATCAGGCGATGTCCGAACGCTCGGTCGGGGCAGTGGGTTTCGGGTGGCGATCGGTGTTGTCATCGTGGGGGCGTTGGCCGTTGGAATCGGTCCGCTGGTTGCGGCGGTGTTGGTTGGGGGAACGGTCGGTATTCGGGTGCGGTGGGCGAGGCGGGAACGGCGGCGCAGTGCGGAGTGCGCTTATCTGTTGGACGCGCTCGAGGCGGTGATCGGGGAGCTGCGGGTGGGTGCGCATCCGAGTGCGGCGGCGGAGGTTGCCGCGCAGGAGTCGCGCGGGGAGGCCGCACGCGTCTTCGCGGTGAGCGCGGCGCGCAGCAGACTCGGTGGTTCCGGCGCGGACGGGTTGCGCGATTCCGATTCGATCGTCGATGCGGAACTCGCCAGGATCGCCGACGCGTGGCAGGTTGCCGAGCACCACGGTCTCGCTCTGGCGGAGCTGCTCTCGGCCGCTCGCGCGGACCTATTGGGGCGCATCCGTTTTCGCACGCGCATCACAGCCGCACTGGCCGGTGCTCGCGCCACAGCGGCGGTCTTGGCGGGCCTACCGCTCCTCGGTATCGGCCTGGGACAACTGATGGGTGCCGCTCCACTGCACGTGCTGCTGAGCCCGGGTGCCGGAACTGTGCTGCTACCACTCGGCGCGGCATTGGCGTGTATCGGCTTGCTGTGGACCGACGCGATCACGCGAAAGGTCTTCGTATGA
- a CDS encoding type II secretion system F family protein → MSSAPVLLLAMALFVLPGRVAVNRRLRTLREAGPQPVAPSSPRGTNSDPLAIASIFDLLAACLRAGLPMASAARAVAPSAPPALGAALRKAADLLALGADAATAWDQVARDGADQPGAEEVDSLARMARRSARSGASLASAIGELAEQRRSGVEDAAAARAERAGVLIGGPLGLCFLPAFVCLGIVPVVVGLAGRVLGGGLL, encoded by the coding sequence ATGTCCAGTGCACCAGTGCTTTTGCTCGCAATGGCATTGTTCGTGCTGCCCGGACGAGTTGCGGTGAATCGGCGATTGCGGACGCTGCGAGAGGCGGGCCCACAGCCGGTCGCCCCGTCATCTCCACGCGGCACCAACAGCGATCCGCTGGCCATAGCCTCGATATTCGACCTGCTGGCCGCCTGCCTACGAGCCGGATTGCCGATGGCATCTGCAGCCCGCGCGGTGGCACCGAGCGCGCCGCCAGCCCTGGGCGCGGCATTACGCAAGGCAGCCGACCTGCTGGCACTGGGTGCGGACGCGGCAACCGCCTGGGATCAGGTGGCGCGCGACGGCGCAGACCAACCGGGTGCCGAGGAGGTCGACTCACTGGCACGCATGGCCCGGCGCTCCGCCCGCTCCGGCGCCTCGCTCGCCAGCGCCATCGGCGAACTGGCAGAACAGCGCCGCAGCGGAGTCGAAGATGCGGCCGCCGCCCGCGCCGAACGCGCCGGAGTCCTCATAGGCGGCCCCTTAGGCCTCTGCTTCCTCCCAGCCTTCGTCTGCCTCGGCATCGTCCCCGTAGTAGTCGGCCTCGCCGGCCGCGTCCTCGGAGGCGGACTGCTGTGA
- a CDS encoding TadE family type IV pilus minor pilin, which produces MTVEAAIALVAIVFAVVLCVGALLAASTQVRCVDAAREAARLAARGDQANAVSAARRVAPPTADISLRSEGDRVVAAVSARAPLLPLLVLHAEAVATREPGAEP; this is translated from the coding sequence GTGACGGTTGAGGCGGCGATCGCGCTCGTTGCCATCGTGTTTGCGGTGGTGCTGTGCGTCGGTGCCTTGCTCGCGGCGTCGACGCAGGTGCGCTGTGTCGACGCCGCTCGCGAAGCGGCCCGGTTGGCTGCCCGCGGGGATCAAGCGAATGCGGTGTCGGCGGCGCGGCGGGTAGCTCCGCCGACCGCCGACATCTCGCTGCGCAGTGAGGGCGACCGGGTAGTCGCGGCGGTCTCCGCCCGCGCACCCCTGCTGCCCTTACTGGTCCTGCACGCCGAGGCTGTCGCCACCCGCGAGCCAGGAGCCGAGCCGTGA
- a CDS encoding HAD-IB family hydrolase, with translation MTATERPSAGGERVAAFFDLDKTVIAKSSTYVFSKPFYAQGLLNRRAVLESSYAHFLFMLSGADHDQMERMRANLTNMVAGWDVEQVKSIVAETLHELVDPLIYAEAADLIADHKIRGHDVVIVSASGEEIVGPIAEVLGASHTAATRMVVEDGRYTGEVEFYCYGAGKVTAIEKLAATEGYDLSRCYAYSDSVTDLPMLSAVGHPTAVNPDRNLRREAVAKGWPILTFSNPVSLWARFQSPSSTTLAATAAVGLSAVLAGAISYRLLRRRR, from the coding sequence GTGACGGCAACGGAGCGACCGAGCGCCGGTGGCGAGCGCGTAGCCGCTTTCTTCGATCTCGACAAGACGGTGATCGCGAAATCGAGCACCTACGTGTTCAGTAAGCCCTTCTACGCACAGGGCCTGCTGAACCGGCGCGCGGTGCTGGAGAGCAGTTACGCCCACTTCCTGTTCATGCTCTCGGGCGCCGACCACGATCAGATGGAGCGCATGCGCGCCAATCTGACGAATATGGTCGCGGGCTGGGATGTCGAGCAGGTGAAATCCATTGTGGCCGAGACACTTCACGAACTCGTCGACCCGCTGATCTATGCCGAGGCCGCGGATCTCATTGCCGACCACAAGATCCGGGGACACGATGTGGTGATCGTCTCGGCCTCGGGCGAGGAGATCGTCGGTCCGATCGCCGAGGTGCTGGGCGCCTCGCATACCGCGGCGACCCGAATGGTGGTCGAGGACGGCCGCTACACCGGCGAGGTCGAATTCTATTGCTACGGTGCGGGTAAGGTGACCGCGATCGAAAAGCTCGCCGCCACTGAGGGTTACGATCTCTCGCGGTGTTATGCCTACTCCGATTCGGTGACCGATCTACCGATGCTGAGCGCGGTGGGGCATCCGACGGCGGTGAACCCGGATCGCAATCTGCGACGCGAAGCGGTGGCCAAGGGCTGGCCGATTCTCACGTTCTCCAACCCGGTCTCGCTGTGGGCGCGCTTCCAGAGTCCGTCGTCGACCACCCTTGCCGCGACGGCGGCGGTCGGGCTGAGCGCGGTGCTGGCCGGTGCGATCAGCTACCGGCTGTTGCGCCGGCGCCGCTGA
- a CDS encoding ABC transporter ATP-binding protein, whose protein sequence is MSDKPLLEIEDLNVCFSSEGKKIPAVRDVGLTVYPGQTVAIVGESGSGKSTTAHSIIDLLPGTGQVTSGSIRFDGKDLAKASKREVVAVRGSGIGLVPQDPMSNLNPVWKIGFQIRETLEANGIAKGKAAKQRAIELLEEAGMSDAAHRVNQYPHEFSGGMRQRALIAIGLACRPKLLIADEPTSALDVTVQRQILDHLDGLTSELGTAVLLITHDLGLAAERAEHLVVMYRGKVVESGPALQILREPQHLYTKKLVNSAPSLASQRLSSVRERIEVRKQAVQVAEEVAAADTEIAAVSDDVVVAQNLTKAFKIRGSTPWKSTDFVAVDDVSFRLKRGTTTAIVGESGSGKSTVAQMVLGLLEPASGSVTFDGRAVAKLDRKGAFAFRRRVQPIFQDPYGSLDPMYSIYRTIEEPLRTHKIGTAKEREATVRDLLDKVSLPSSVMRRYPNELSGGQRQRVAVARALALSPEVVVCDEAVSALDVLVQAQILKLLNDLQAELGLSYLFITHDLAVVRQIADDVLVMQTGRIVEAATTDEVFQNPEEEYTRRLLDAIPGRDLLAG, encoded by the coding sequence ATGTCGGATAAACCATTGCTCGAGATCGAGGATCTCAACGTCTGCTTCTCCTCCGAGGGCAAGAAGATTCCGGCGGTTCGCGACGTCGGTCTGACGGTTTATCCGGGCCAGACCGTCGCCATTGTCGGCGAATCCGGATCCGGAAAATCCACGACCGCGCACAGCATTATCGACCTGCTGCCCGGCACCGGGCAGGTCACCTCCGGCTCGATCAGGTTCGACGGCAAGGATCTGGCGAAGGCGTCGAAGCGGGAGGTCGTCGCGGTCCGCGGCAGCGGTATCGGATTGGTACCGCAGGATCCGATGTCGAATCTGAACCCGGTGTGGAAGATCGGATTCCAGATCCGAGAGACCTTGGAGGCCAATGGCATTGCCAAGGGTAAGGCGGCCAAACAGCGCGCCATCGAACTGCTCGAGGAAGCCGGGATGTCGGATGCGGCGCATCGGGTGAACCAGTATCCGCACGAATTCTCCGGCGGTATGCGCCAGCGCGCGCTCATCGCCATCGGATTGGCGTGCCGTCCCAAACTGTTGATCGCCGACGAGCCGACCTCGGCCCTCGACGTGACGGTGCAGCGGCAGATCCTCGACCATCTCGACGGACTCACCAGCGAACTCGGCACCGCGGTCCTGCTCATCACCCACGACCTCGGCCTGGCCGCGGAACGCGCCGAGCACCTGGTGGTGATGTATCGCGGCAAGGTCGTGGAATCCGGTCCGGCACTGCAGATTCTGCGCGAACCCCAGCATCTGTACACCAAGAAGCTGGTGAATTCCGCGCCCTCGCTCGCCTCGCAGCGGCTGTCCTCGGTGCGTGAGCGCATAGAAGTGCGTAAGCAGGCCGTACAGGTCGCGGAAGAGGTCGCGGCGGCCGATACGGAAATCGCGGCGGTCTCCGATGACGTGGTGGTCGCACAGAATCTGACCAAGGCGTTCAAGATTCGGGGCAGTACGCCGTGGAAGTCGACGGATTTCGTCGCGGTCGACGATGTGTCGTTCCGGCTGAAGCGCGGCACGACCACTGCCATTGTCGGCGAGTCCGGATCGGGTAAATCGACTGTGGCACAGATGGTTCTGGGCCTGCTCGAACCGGCATCGGGTTCGGTGACCTTCGACGGTCGTGCAGTTGCGAAACTGGATCGTAAGGGCGCGTTCGCTTTTCGTCGTCGAGTGCAGCCGATCTTCCAGGATCCCTACGGTTCGCTGGATCCGATGTACTCGATTTACCGCACCATCGAGGAGCCGCTGCGTACGCACAAGATCGGCACGGCTAAGGAACGCGAGGCAACGGTGCGCGATCTGTTGGACAAGGTGTCGCTGCCGTCCTCGGTAATGCGCCGCTACCCCAATGAACTCTCCGGTGGCCAGCGCCAGCGTGTCGCGGTGGCCCGTGCGCTCGCGCTCTCCCCGGAGGTCGTGGTGTGCGACGAGGCGGTCTCCGCGCTCGACGTCCTCGTCCAGGCTCAGATCCTCAAGCTGCTCAACGACTTACAAGCCGAGCTGGGTCTGTCCTATCTGTTCATCACCCATGACCTGGCCGTCGTCCGCCAGATCGCCGACGACGTCCTGGTCATGCAGACCGGCAGGATCGTCGAAGCGGCCACAACCGACGAGGTGTTCCAGAACCCCGAGGAGGAGTACACCCGCCGCCTGCTGGATGCCATTCCCGGACGGGACCTGCTGGCAGGCTGA
- a CDS encoding TadA family conjugal transfer-associated ATPase — MSALVTSELMDRVRERLSGASGDPDPAQVAAAIRAEAGGVLGDTDLLRALRLLQTEMTGAGLLEPLLQDPRVADVLVTAPDAVWIDRGRGLERTSVAFPDEAAVRRLAQRLALSAGRRLDDAQPWVDGRLSGREAALGDSFGVRLHAVLEPVAHGGTCLSLRVLRPATQGLDALAAAGAVPADAKLLLEQIIRARLAFLVVGGTGAGKTTLLSGLLAKVAADERIICVEDAAELAPPHPHVVRLVARTANVEGVGAVTVRDLVRQALRMRPDRIVVGEVRGAEVVDLLTALNTGHDGGAGTVHANSPREVPARLEALAALGGMDRAALHSQLAAAVQVVLHVHRRADGSRGLREIGIVDRDPQGRVTITAAWHSDQAPTPAAPTLIRLLDERLDR; from the coding sequence GTGAGTGCGTTGGTTACGTCGGAGTTGATGGATCGGGTGCGGGAACGGCTGTCCGGTGCGTCGGGAGATCCGGATCCGGCGCAGGTGGCGGCTGCTATCCGAGCCGAGGCCGGTGGTGTACTCGGTGATACCGATCTGCTGCGGGCATTGCGGCTGTTGCAGACCGAGATGACCGGAGCGGGGCTGTTGGAGCCGCTGCTGCAGGATCCCCGGGTCGCCGATGTGTTGGTGACTGCGCCGGATGCGGTGTGGATCGACCGGGGCCGTGGGCTGGAACGAACCTCGGTCGCCTTTCCGGATGAGGCTGCGGTGCGCCGCTTGGCACAGCGGTTGGCGCTGTCGGCCGGGCGGCGGCTCGACGACGCACAACCGTGGGTCGACGGCCGGTTATCCGGAAGGGAAGCGGCACTGGGGGATTCGTTCGGAGTCCGGCTGCACGCGGTCTTGGAGCCGGTGGCACACGGCGGCACCTGCCTGTCGCTACGCGTGCTGCGTCCGGCGACACAGGGACTGGATGCGCTCGCCGCGGCGGGCGCGGTACCCGCCGACGCGAAACTTCTACTGGAGCAGATCATTCGGGCCAGACTCGCCTTCCTGGTGGTCGGTGGAACCGGCGCGGGCAAGACAACGCTCTTGTCCGGCCTACTGGCCAAGGTCGCCGCCGACGAACGCATCATCTGCGTCGAAGACGCCGCCGAACTGGCACCCCCACATCCCCACGTCGTGCGCCTGGTCGCGCGCACCGCGAACGTAGAGGGCGTCGGCGCGGTAACCGTCCGCGATCTTGTCCGGCAGGCCCTGCGAATGCGCCCCGACCGAATCGTCGTCGGCGAAGTTCGTGGCGCGGAGGTAGTCGACCTCCTGACCGCCCTGAACACCGGCCACGACGGCGGCGCGGGCACGGTCCACGCGAACTCACCACGCGAGGTCCCCGCCCGTCTGGAAGCCCTTGCCGCACTGGGCGGTATGGACCGAGCCGCCCTCCACAGCCAACTCGCCGCAGCAGTCCAGGTAGTGCTGCACGTCCACCGCCGAGCCGACGGCTCCCGTGGCCTCCGCGAAATCGGCATCGTAGACCGCGACCCCCAAGGCCGCGTCACCATAACCGCCGCCTGGCACTCCGACCAAGCCCCCACCCCGGCCGCCCCCACCCTCATTCGCCTCCTCGACGAACGGCTCGACCGGTGA
- a CDS encoding oxidoreductase, whose translation MTDPLQPLVDLPGVREAADKARDALAAVHRHKANRRGWPTTAAEAAVRAARSSAAIEGGSTELPADGRVADPILAGSLRVGQALDGDALRNLVGTWQRAPLQALARLHLLAAADLVTEEELLGRPRGDGGVAERLDLLVQTVLGSKAPAPVIAAVVHGELLTLRPFGTADGIVARAASRLVAASSGLDPHSLGVPEVFWLRRRQQYLDAAAGFGSGAPDAVGGWVILCCGAFEDGAREATSIADAASG comes from the coding sequence GTGACCGATCCGCTACAGCCCCTCGTCGATCTGCCAGGTGTGCGCGAAGCCGCCGATAAGGCGCGTGACGCGCTTGCCGCGGTGCATCGGCACAAGGCGAACCGGCGGGGCTGGCCGACCACGGCCGCCGAGGCGGCGGTGCGGGCCGCGCGCTCATCCGCCGCGATCGAGGGCGGCAGTACCGAACTGCCTGCCGACGGCCGGGTCGCGGATCCGATTCTGGCCGGCTCGCTGCGGGTCGGGCAGGCGCTCGACGGTGACGCGCTGCGGAATCTGGTCGGCACCTGGCAGCGCGCGCCGCTGCAGGCGCTGGCCCGGCTGCATCTGCTGGCCGCGGCCGATCTGGTCACCGAAGAGGAGCTACTCGGGCGCCCGCGCGGTGACGGCGGTGTGGCCGAACGGCTCGACCTGTTGGTGCAGACCGTGCTCGGATCCAAGGCGCCAGCGCCGGTCATCGCGGCGGTCGTGCACGGTGAACTACTGACCTTGCGGCCGTTTGGTACGGCCGATGGCATCGTGGCGCGGGCGGCCTCGCGACTGGTGGCCGCGTCCAGTGGGCTGGACCCGCACAGCCTCGGCGTACCGGAGGTGTTCTGGTTGCGGCGGCGTCAGCAGTATCTGGACGCGGCGGCCGGATTCGGCTCGGGTGCTCCGGATGCGGTGGGCGGCTGGGTGATCCTGTGCTGCGGCGCCTTCGAAGACGGTGCGCGGGAGGCGACATCGATCGCCGACGCGGCATCCGGATAG